Proteins encoded together in one Phaeodactylum tricornutum CCAP 1055/1 chromosome 25, whole genome shotgun sequence window:
- a CDS encoding predicted protein, which produces MLPSDLHRHPPLLWSRRRLAPLYLVLGYLIGELSKPVTGFAAPLPRSSSIRPFLHAQSSRTTTTSQAAFAPSSSSPQSTPSQQHTQKSRSSRKPLFYRNRAIHEDQYSSDSTVSRPEAANTLSRTTSRYSGMNLPMIRNLCLSQAALLAFSTAIALVCGVDLIVDSGISLPLWTATDGTVALLPENPWLWGVVAAVPMILLGHKVESSDARAASYVNFSTHNMVVTLFGRRRRLDVSNSLLECQGTSITHPTTSTADVLCQSLVLTLLTSITEEVVFRLWIPLALVSLTHSVPLALIGQAFLFGLCHTHHQSKAGENVLIGSLQALNGLWYGALYVLAGGSLLPGMVAHILYDWHVLVETWHVVNEQLDWAEKSHPLSPQEASEIRALQQQAGSALTNETLLFGRRFFYAFDRSQQETLSLADTQRAITYAFTGGANPLPTPSTSEVESIVRQIWLHREILRSEERVTLPEFLRVLFTLRAHALEQVRKGQGHEGTELV; this is translated from the coding sequence ATGTTGCCGTCGGATCTCCATCGGCATCCACCGCTCCTCTGGTCACGTCGGCGATTAGCCCCACTCTACCTAGTCCTGGGGTACCTGATCGGCGAGTTATCCAAGCCCGTGACGGGATTTGCCGCTCCTCTGCCTCGATCGTCGTCCATACGGCCTTTCTTACACGCTCAAAGCAGTAGAACTACTACTACCTCCCAGGCTGCCTTTGCACCCTCGTCCTCATCGCCACAGAGCACTCCTAGTCAGCAGCATACGCAAAAGAGCCGCAGCAGTAGAAAGCCCTTGTTCTATCGCAATCGAGCTATCCATGAAGATCAGTATTCTTCCGACTCTACGGTGTCCCGCCCGGAAGCTGCCAACACTCTTTCCCGGACAACATCTAGATATAGCGGTATGAACCTACCCATGATTCGAAATCTGTGCTTGTCCCAAGCAGCCTTGCTAGCCTTCTCTACCGCCATTGCTTTGGTCTGTGGAGTGGACTTGATCGTTGACAGTGGAATCTCTCTGCCCCTTTGGACCGCTACGGATGGCACCGTTGCCTTGCTTCCCGAGAATCCCTGGCTTTGGGGGGTTGTCGCCGCCGTTCCCATGATTCTTTTGGGTCATAAAGTCGAATCTTCCGATGCACGCGCCGCCAGTTACGTCAATTTTTCTACACACAACATGGTGGTCACACTCTTTGGACGCCGTCGGCGACTGGATGTATCGAACAGCCTATTGGAGTGTCAGGGCACGTCAATTACTCACCCCACAACGAGTACCGCGGATGTGCTTTGTCAGAGTCTGGTTCTGACGCTACTCACCAGTATCACCGAAGAAGTCGTCTTTCGACTTTGGATTCCGTTGGCTTTGGTGTCCTTAACTCATTCCGTTCCACTGGCCTTGATTGGTCAAGCGTTCTTGTTTGGTCTATGCCATACACACCACCAATCCAAAGCTGGAGAAAATGTTCTCATCGGCAGCTTGCAAGCTCTCAACGGCCTTTGGTACGGTGCCCTGTACGTGCTGGCCGGTGGAAGTCTACTTCCCGGTATGGTCGCCCATATTCTGTACGATTGGCACGTGTTGGTGGAAACTTGGCACGTGGTCAATGAGCAGTTGGACTGGGCCGAAAAATCTCACCCACTAAGTCCTCAGGAAGCGTCCGAAATTCGTGctttgcaacaacaagccgGTTCCGCGCTGACGAACGAAACTCTTCTGTTTGGTCGGCGTTTcttttacgcctttgatcgaTCTCAGCAAGAAACGTTGTCGCTGGCCGACACTCAACGGGCCATTACCTACGCGTTCACAGGCGGTGCGAACCCGCTACCGACACCGTCGACGTCGGAGGTGGAAAGCATCGTCCGGCAAATCTGGCTGCATCGGGAAATTCTCCGCTCGGAGGAGCGCGTGACACTACCAGAATTTCTACGTGTCCTCTTTACCTTGCGAGCGCACGCATTGGAACAAGTGAGGAAAGGGCAAGGACATGAGGGGACGGAGTTGGTTTAG
- a CDS encoding predicted protein — protein MRYRAHRRNDFAPLNRSQSDSAQDGGTASPRRANSKDVEDTTVASLARAASHSKESKQSRLSSLSTRSVTSWRAIALCWIPITLVYFTVLPFFESKYRIFRRHNRNEVAVFYHWSDEETKPGSKNTTHAEDAFHHQLAQVAEASNQYKIPMRLYYSTYTSTATGLPTTLQQADVQSKCRQLNFKGSCWHVDRVDRDVNDKRPVDHLDTLQNLYDFCQQHPEQIVVYLHNQVQVPQLNTPDQPFDISAFHVDTYQRHLTLAALSCLQLLRDGGSAQCDTCGLQFFTSWTWFYPGNMWSAHCSYVRRLLPPRAFHQASIVLIQKVVLLRFRRQILTNSFRDGVTLEQWGLDSHAAGHWLGSHPILKPCDVSVSGDVWNWAQKEVHKDFRDFVVSLTPRHHQAPWNHDAQAVAKINSDKPIRLREYFNHMAGLLTKWSVWYPSEVPPQSSWVWDWFEDGEFWKQAVAIYGTNAAERVTLGNVETTHNNGHSVVSKGSSTLGSAWTSFATKQRPSSLKRTVADNTDLGGTGFPWIPPSRDPNAKPVIFYNIWLPKEQQIAAVNRVRKQLGIIESNFEGQRPVVYYNHLGDGHFNAHELCSEYNSECIRLNEYLPNHQGELFISMQTYCQLYPHAKVSYISNTVDPIKGNFTYNNAEMLWRHATKAATSDKCKLEPGTCNVCGLSFYALPYFFFLGHMWTAQCSYVNDLISPREFEKRQTDTASNAMVESIRKRFTTSLFPQMNKAYLGVDEFAMEHWIGSHPDVRPCDLTGQEADYWTREERAPTQFSWATAPRQAYVPNLDYPWRADWAVELRNNSKYLRLEYYFMTGLFYRWRELYQRFPSSDSWVYMWFPEGPIFEEAVRNYGVKSALEEVTKEFLP, from the coding sequence ATGCGCTACCGGGCCCACCGACGGAACGACTTTGCACCGCTGAATCGTTCGCAATCAGATTCGGCTCAAGATGGTGGTACTGCCTCTCCAAGACGGGCGAACAGCAAGGACGTGGAAGACACTACGGTGGCTTCGCTGGCGAGAGCTGCCAGCCACAGCAAGGAATCCAAACAATCCCGCCTTTCGTCCTTGAGCACCAGGTCGGTCACATCTTGGCGCGCAATTGCGCTCTGTTGGATCCCCATCACCCTCGTCTACTTTACCGTTCTGCCATTCTTCGAAAGCAAGTATCGAATATTCCGGAGACACAACCGCAACGAAGTAGCCGTATTTTATCACTGgtccgacgaagaaaccaagCCCGGATCCAAGAATACGACCCACGCGGAAGATGCCTTTCACCATCAGTTAGCACAAGTCGCGGAGGCCTCCAATCAATACAAAATCCCCATGCGCCTCTACTACAGTACCTATACCTCCACTGCGACTGGGTTACCGACTACGCTACAGCAAGCCGACGTCCAAAGTAAGTGTCGACAGCTCAATTTCAAAGGTTCGTGTTGGCACGTGGATCGGGTAGACCGTGacgtcaacgacaagcgACCCGTCGATCACCTCGATACACTCCAGAATCTTTACGATTTTTGTCAACAGCATCCCGAGCAGATTGTTGTCTACTTGCATAATCAAGTGCAAGTACCGCAGCTCAACACGCCCGACCAACCATTCGATATCAGTGCCTTTCACGTCGACACGTACCAACGTCACTTGACGTTGGCAGCCCTTTCATGCTTGCAATTGCTACGCGATGGTGGCTCGGCACAGTGCGATACCTGCGGTTTGCAATTTTTCACGTCCTGGACGTGGTTCTATCCCGGTAACATGTGGTCCGCGCACTGCTCGTACGTGCGCCGACTACTGCCGCCCCGTGCATTCCACCAGGCCAGTATCGTCTTGATCCAAAAGGTTGTCTTGCTGCGATTCCGGCGCCAAATCCTGACGAATTCGTTCCGTGATGGCGTCACACTGGAGCAGTGGGGATTGGATTCTCACGCCGCCGGACACTGGCTCGGCTCACACCCCATTTTGAAACCGTGTGACGTGTCCGTATCGGGAGACGTATGGAACTGGGCACAAAAGGAGGTTCACAAGGACTTTCGCGATTTTGTCGTGTCCCTTACCCCTCGACACCACCAGGCACCGTGGAATCACGATGCACAGGCGGTCGCGAAAATCAACTCCGACAAACCGATTCGATTGCGCGAGTACTTCAATCACATGGCTGGACTGCTGACCAAATGGAGTGTTTGGTATCCCAGCGAAGTACCACCACAATCTTCCTGGGTTTGGGATTGGTTCGAAGACGGGgaattttggaaacaagCCGTAGCCATCTACGGGACGAATGCGGCCGAAAGGGTTACCCTTGGCAACGTAGAAACGACTCATAACAACGGCCACTCCGTGGTATCCAAAGGATCGAGTACGCTAGGAAGTGCATGGACATCGTTTGCAACCAAACAAAGGCCGTCCTCTTTGAAAAGGACAGTCGCCGACAATACGGATCTCGGAGGCACTGGCTTTCCTTGGATCCCGCCGTCCAGGGATCCCAACGCCAAACCTGTCATTTTTTACAATATATGGCTTCCGAAAGAACAACAAATAGCGGCTGTGAATCGAGTAAGAAAGCAGTTGGGGATCATTGAAAGCAATTTTGAGGGTCAGAGACCTGTTGTGTACTACAATCATCTCGGAGACGGCCACTTCAATGCTCACGAACTTTGCAGTGAATACAACAGCGAGTGCATTCGTTTGAACGAATATCTTCCCAACCATCAAGGAGAGCTGTTCATTAGCATGCAGACCTATTGCCAACTGTACCCGCACGCCAAAGTCTCGTACATTTCAAATACCGTGGATCCCATCAAGGGAAACTTTACATACAACAATGCGGAAATGCTTTGGCGGCACGCAACCAAGGCTGCCACCAGCGACAAATGCAAGCTTGAACCTGGAACTTGCAATGTTTGTGGCTTGTCCTTTTACGCGCTCCcttactttttctttctcggACACATGTGGACAGCGCAATGTAGCTACGTGAATGATCTGATATCACCTCGCGAATTTGAAAAGCGGCAGACGGATACAGCGAGCAATGCAATGGTCGAATCGATTCGCAAACGTTTTACGACTTCGCTGTTTCCGCAAATGAACAAGGCTTATCTTGGCGTTGACGAATTCGCGATGGAACACTGGATCGGCAGCCATCCAGATGTTCGGCCCTGTGATCTTACCGGACAAGAAGCTGATTATTGGACTCGTGAAGAACGTGCTCCGACGCAGTTTTCTTGGGCAACAGCGCCTCGGCAAGCTTATGTGCCAAATTTGGACTATCCGTGGCGGGCGGATTGGGCAGTGGAGCTGCGCAACAACTCCAAGTACTTGAGGCTTGAATACTACTTTATGACTGGTCTCTTCTATCGTTGGCGTGAACTGTATCAGCGATTCCCTTCGTCAGATTCTTGGGTGTACATGTGGTTTCCAGAGGGTCCGATTTTTGAAGAGGCGGTTCGGAATTATGGCGTGAAGTCCGCTTTGGAAGAGGTCACGAAAGAATTTCTTCCCTAG
- a CDS encoding predicted protein, with protein sequence MNWFQSTPVWECGDKVVVITGASSGIGKALAQDLADQGAKLVLAARRQTELDALAAELPGETLVVLTDVSKEEDCQRLIEMTIQKFGRIDALVNNAGISQTTRFADEKSLDRYRAMMNVNYFGTLQCTFYALPYIQQSSGMIVAVSSMTGKLGVPTRTGYAASKHAIHGFLDSLRTELINTDVHILLACPGYVATDVRKVASGTDRDQINDAPDLMSAEECAAQIRRAMEEKRREIL encoded by the coding sequence ATGAACTGGTTTCAATCAACTCCCGTATGGGAATGCGGAGACAAAGTCGTCGTTATCACGGGGGCGTCGTCGGGAATTGGGAAAGCTCTCGCCCAAGACTTGGCGGACCAAGGTGCCAAGCTAGTGCTCGCCGCCCGACGCCAGACCGAGCTGGATGCTCTGGCAGCGGAACTCCCAGGCGAGACCTTGGTGGTGCTCACTGACGTTAGCAAGGAAGAGGACTGCCAAAGACTAATAGAGATGACGATTCAAAAATTTGGACGCATTGATGCGCTCGTCAACAACGCTGGCATTTCTCAGACCACCCGCTTCGCGGACGAGAAGAGTCTCGATCGGTACCGTGCCATGATGAACGTTAACTACTTTGGTACTTTACAATGTACGTTCTACGCGTTACCCTATATCCAGCAATCCTCCGGCATGATTGTGGCCGTCAGTAGTATGACTGGGAAACTGGGCGTTCCCACGCGGACGGGGTACGCCGCATCCAAGCACGCGATCCACGGCTTTTTGGACAGTTTGCGTACAGAGCTGATCAATACCGATGTGCACATCCTACTGGCTTGTCCTGGATACGTGGCCACGGACGTTCGTAAGGTTGCTTCTGGTACCGATCGAGACCAGATCAACGACGCTCCGGATCTCATGTCGGCGGAAGAATGTGCCGCGCAGATCCGTCGGGCTATGGAAGAAAAGCGCCGCGAGATTCTG
- a CDS encoding predicted protein: protein GNVAPGGNAAPRGKIAASGSAVSRGNMASCGSAVSGGHMASSGSAVSGGHMASSGSAVSRGHMASSGSAVSKGNAASIGNA, encoded by the coding sequence GGAAATGTAGCACCCGGTGGCAATGCGGCACCCAGGGGGAAAATAGCAGCCAGTGGCAGCGCGGTTTCCAGGGGAAATATGGCATCCTGTGGCAGCGCGGTTTCCGGGGGACATATGGCATCCAGTGGCAGCGCGGTTTCCGGGGGACATATGGCATCCAGTGGCAGCGCGGTTTCCAGGGGACATATGGCATCCAGTGGCAGCGCGGTTTCCAAAGGCAATGCAGCTTCCATTGGCAACGCT
- a CDS encoding predicted protein, which yields MCVKLNPNEGQMGVLSKRSNGIRRTVVRPAAATWSRSEFIVLLCVWWWGPGISWVKAQKNRGCDKIIGSFTAQEMKDAGRQFLVPIVDSTLVNNTGNVLFFTAPYDVQLLLRYGPLAYFHRSKRASSTGYGYEQTQSSLVFLPIDPLTGQVLQRVKLRTFVSYGGMGHDLGTTPTVEWPNSVQDLINAVQNETVSTESYQQFMSKYLPGMLAASSGSIGLFPDYFGYGESNNMNRALYWPRMHEQTTVVSYLKLQRYIASLTGGCTLLDDAVTIRGVEEGAAVAIVASDSLRRFGSESLTVFAGAGPLDTETLLYDTIQAYEDDNATPQLDLILAFMAFSFSAEIAGMNNTGFAQPLAADEYSAAVASTDPDQVLLNWFAAPDPPSSSVVASRVPINSIDIVRQSVRELFVQARASGESSPCRTLASGAENGKLCEAIVEASSWRLLEGETRDVIYPYQLCFGRNDEIFTSNHYPSRIFANSLVNFYRGPIGFPDLAPAGDHDRVRQLCSLDPILFFNLEGHAPQDEENRPNYRTPLSAEEMLVCESGPSGSTMAPMLSQPTDSPYPTSEPIAASSIEPTRILTSRIGVLVLVAYLCGGELI from the exons ATGTGTGTCAAACTGAACCCAAATGAAGGGCAGATGGGAGTCCTTTCGAAGAGATCCAACGGCATCAGGAGGACAGTTGTACGACCGGCGGCGGCCACTTGGAGTCGTTCAGAGTTCATTGTCCTCCTCTGCGTGTGGTGGTGGGGTCCTGGAATTTCATGGGTGAAAGCACAGAAAAACCGGGGATGCGATAAGATCATTGGTAGCTTTACTGCCCAAGAAATGAAAGATGCGGGTCGGCAATTCCTTGTACCCATTGTAGACAGCACGCTCGTCAACAACACCGGTAACGTCCTCTTTTTTACTGCTCCATATGACGTTCAG CTCTTGCTTCGATACGGACCGCTGGCTTATTTCCATCGATCGAAGCGTGCCAG TTCGACCGGGTATGGCTACGAGCAAACCCAGTCCTCTCTAGTTTTTTTGCCAATAGATCCATTGACGGGCCAAGTTCTACAGCGTGTCAAGTTACGGACATTTGTGTCCTACGGTGGTATGGGTCACGATTTGGGGACAACGCCAACGGTCGAATGGCCAAATTCCGTACAAGACTTGATCAATGCGGTCCAGAATGAGACAGTATCGACCGAATCCTACCAACAATTCATGTCCAAATACTTGCCCGGAATGCTGGCAGCCAGTAGTGGTTCCATTGGGTTGTTTCCGGACTACTTTGGTTACGGTGAAAGCAACAACATGAACCGTGCCTTGTACTGGCCCCGGATGCACGAGCAGACTACCGTGGTGAGCTACTTGAAGTTACAGCGCTACATAGCGAGTCTGACGGGAGGATGCACCTTACTTGATGATGCTGTGACCATTCGCGGGGTTGAAGAGGGCGCCGCTGTTGCCATAGTTGCTTCGGATAGCTTGCGACGTTTTGGCTCTGAATCCTTAACGGTCTTTGCCGGGGCTGGACCATTGGACACAGAAACATTACTGTATGATACAATACAAGCCTACGAGGACGACAATGCGACTCCCCAACTTGATCTTATCCTTGCATTCATggcgttttcgttttcggcGGAGATCGCTGGAATGAACAATACCGGTTTTGCCCAGCCTCTCGCAGCAGACGAGTATAGCGCAGCGGTGGCGAGTACCGATCCTGACCAGGTTTTGCTAAATTGGTTTGCTGCACCTGATCCGCCCAGCTCAAGTGTCGTGGCATCGCGTGTCCCTATCAACAGTATCGACATTGTGCGCCAGTCGGTACGAGAACTCTTTGTGCAAGCTCGGGCCTCGGGAGAATCGTCCCCCTGTCGAACCTTGGCTTCTGGGGCTGAAAATGGTAAACTATGTGAAGCCATTGTCGAGGCCTCATCCTGGCGGCTTTTGGAAGGAGAAACTCGCGATGTCATCTATCCCTATCAATTGTGTTTCGGTCGAAACGACGAAATCTTTACGAGCAATCATTACCCCTCCAGAATATTTGCAAACAGTTTGGTCAATTTTTATCGTGGACCAATCGGATTTCCCGACTTGGCCCCAGCGGGCGACCACGATCGCGTTCGTCAACTTTGTTCGCTGGATCCGATTTTATTTTTTAATTTGGAAGGGCACGCACCGCAGGACGAAGAAAATCGGCCGAACTACAGGACGCCGCTTTCGGCCGAAGAAATGCTAGTGTGCGAGTCCGGTCCGAGCGGATCCACAATGGCACCAATGCTTTCGCAGCCAACAGATTCTCCCTATCCCACGTCCGAGCCAATCGCAGCGTCGTCTATCGAGCCAACGCGGATCCTTACGTCAAGAATAGGAGTGTTGGTACTTGTTGCTTATTTGTGTGGGGGTGAACTGATCTGA
- a CDS encoding predicted protein, with the protein MPGTLNGFSTPRGRSIGKVRRNGPAMLRKDDKITPGEDDKVKLPTKLNLDSDKGKENVPIRIPIPSSVQRVLETIYYIWSYVVIALGIALSFGLLLNIFGYGYQLTEDGLRIDSIDQFRTENQFRIEVINSMKESRKGINVDFK; encoded by the coding sequence ATGCCTGGTACACTGAATGGATTCAGCACACCACGAGGGCGCTCAATCGGGAAAGtaagaagaaatggacctGCCATGTTAAGAAAAGATGATAAGATCACACCGGGTGAAGATGACAAAGTAAAACTACCGACGAAACTAAATCTAGACAGCGACAAGGGCAAGGAAAACGTACCAATTCGGATCCCCATTCCAAGTAGTGTCCAAAGAGTTCTCGAAACAATTTACTACATATGGAGCTACGTCGTTATTGCGCTCGGAATTGCGCTCTCTTTTGGATTACTTCTGAATATCTTCGGCTACGGGTATCAGTTGACGGAAGATGGCTTGCGCATTGATTCAATTGACCAGTTCCGTACCGAAAACCAATTTAGAATCGAGGTGATCAATAGCATGAAGGAAAGTCGAAAGGGAATCAATGTAGACTTTAAATAG
- a CDS encoding predicted protein, with protein sequence MLANLIDGKSIAADIRTEIKDKVAAIASNGGTVPGLAVILVGARRDSQTYVNMKKKACAAAGIVSIGYDFEDNVTEKELLATIQRLNVDSAIHGILVQLPLPAHLDQDKILQAVDPAKDVDGLHPMNVAALQLYSGNALEAPFSIACTPLGCLVLLEKSGIDLKGKHCVVVGRSQLVGLPMARLLLGRDATVTIAHSKTEDIQSLTRTADVVVAAAGRAHLVEGNWIKPGAVVIDVGINSVDIVPEKEGGKTYKLVGDVDFDAAVEVCSQITPVPGGVGPMTIAMLLRNTLRSCERLKLS encoded by the coding sequence ATGTTGGCTAATCTAATCGACGGCAAGAGCATTGCAGCAGATATTCGCACTGAAATAAAGGACAAAGTTGCTGCCATTGCTAGCAATGGTGGGACAGTTCCTGGGTTGGCGGTCATTCTCGTCGGTGCTCGCCGTGATTCCCAAACATACGTCAATATGAAGAAGAAAGCTTGTGCTGCAGCCGGCATAGTGTCAATAGGATACGATTTCGAAGACAACGTTACGGAAAAAGAATTGCTCGCGACGATTCAACGTTTGAACGTAGATTCCGCTATTCACGGGATTTTGGTCCAGCTTCCTTTGCCAGCTCACTTGGATCAGGATAAAATCTTGCAGGCGGTTGATCCCGCAAAAGACGTCGATGGGCTTCATCCTATGAATGTGGCAGCCTTACAGCTATATTCTGGAAATGCTTTGGAAGCTCCGTTCAGTATAGCATGCACTCCGCTCGGATGTTTGGTTCTTTTAGAAAAAAGTGGCATCGACCTCAAGGGGAAACATTGTGTTGTTGTAGGACGTTCTCAACTGGTTGGATTACCCATGGCACGCCTTCTGCTAGGAAGAGATGCCACCGTAACAATAGCTCATTCAAAAACCGAAGACATCCAAAGTTTGACACGCACCGCCGATGTCGTTGTTGCCGCGGCTGGTCGCGCTCACTTGGTCGAGGGCAATTGGATTAAACCAGGTGCGGTCGTAATCGATGTGGGCATCAATAGTGTCGACATTGTCCCGGAAAAAGAGGGCGGCAAAACTTACAAATTGGTGGGTGACGTGGATTTTGATGCCGCCGTGGAAGTATGTTCGCAAATTACTCCAGTTCCGGGCGGCGTCGGGCCGATGACAATTGCTATGTTGTTGAGAAATACTTTGCGATCGTGCGAACGCTTGAAATTATCTTGA
- a CDS encoding predicted protein produces MSSRNFHSRDQSQQSSQCVTENLREKKFYGSSRRPLQRLHENKTPRKMSSGQKDEKHMLAKPQQTFAIARPTSFLDDDKVDFSTTAETREDIEEYDISVFRRQWESHSENQEDMWTLKRANPICDEDECEEQTPYESPSKRSRTSTLQWNEKLLLQDEPFLISASSLLYDSSSE; encoded by the exons ATGAGCTCTCGCAACTTCCATTCAAGGGATCAATCTCAGCAATCTTCTCAATGTGTCACTGAAAACCTAAGAGAAAAAAAGTTTTACGGAAGTTCCCGCAGGCCTCTACAGCGGCTGCATGAGAACAAGACTCCTCGGAAGATGAGCAGCGGCCAAAAG GACGAGAAACATATGCTTGCCAAGCCGCAGCAGACGTTCGCTATTGCTCGGCCGACTAGCTTTTTAGATGATGATAAAGTCGACTTTTCAACGACAGCCGAGACACGCGAAGATATTGAAGAGTACGATATAAGTGTTTTCCGCCGACAGTGGGAATCACACTCAGAGAATCAAGAGGACATGTGGACTCTGAAACGTGCCAATCCAATTTGTGATGAAGACGAATGCGAAGAGCAAACTCCATACGAGAGCCCCTCTAAGCGATCTCGCACAAGTACGCTTCAATGGAATGAAAAGTTGTTGTTACAAGATGAGCCTTTTTTGATCAGTGCGAGTTCACTCTTGTACGATTCGAGTTCCGAATGA
- a CDS encoding predicted protein, giving the protein MKFLSVALLTLFGSSQAKTISKRRVLDQKKLLRAAVPVNRQGERRVEEQQQGQQQNNGGVEISAYHSIQFNECLSLSAQPEDETIFGDDYIAYTKSGQIVPQKSYVLFNVCETESSCRYVSDENLYMVDLATYMGAMVEYFPNKLEKYCQACNDAQDYCVRSAEDQNNGDNQANNADQNQEEQQDGQADNQGGGRRLQGFNETIDCDTCSSKGCFEDQDQDNDGQNDIQEIVDWATNMMACQATTSYWNTNVLLYSGFICNEAGNGVEVGVFMDADCSIYTSLKSYKTLVAGTEDQTYLSNSQTIVTYPFLNDIECVDYTYINPYNQNGNKNNQNQNQQQEVSKICQELVNGDALMNIADCNSDGQDDNAAEAQADEEQEENYSWFTYLISQQDMNNNQNVCYIVQALEGEYSSARTYNGNEKTGSGQSYDYSKSTRGPVGAGGVVGIGLLVLIVVGAAVFFVKSSAIKDSKKQPLVNRANGAMA; this is encoded by the exons ATGAAGTTTCTTTCCGTTGCTCTCCTTACCCTCTTTGGATCTTCCCAAGCCAAGACGATCAGCAAGCGTCGTGTTCTGGATCAGAAGAAGCTGCTGCGAGCTGCTGTTCCCGTGAACCGACAGGGCGAGCGACGCGTTGAAGAGCAACAGCAGGGACAGCAGCAGAACAACGGAGGAGTGGAAATTTCGGCGTATCATTCGATTCAATTCAACGAATGCTTGAGTCTGAGCGCGCAGCCTGAAGATGAGACCATTTTTGGTGACGACTACATTGCTTACACCAAATCGGGACAAATCGTTCCCCAGAAGTCATACGTGCTCTTTAACGTTTGCGAGACAGAATCTTCCTGTCGATACGTTTCGGACGAGAACTTGTACATGGTGGACTTGGCCACTTACATGGGTGCCATGGTGGAATATTTCCCGAACAAGCTTGAGAAATACTGCCAGGCCTGCAATGATGCTCAGGACTATTGCGT CAGAAGTGCCGAAGATCAGAACAATGGTGACAATCAAGCGAACAACGCTGATCAGAACCAGGAGGAACAGCAAGACGGACAGGCTGATAATCAGGGAGGGGGACGTCGTCTTCAGGGCTTTAACGAAACCATCGACTGCGATACATGTTCCTCAAAGGGATGTTTTGAGGATCAGGATCAGGATAACGATGGTCAAAATGATATACAAGAAATTGTAGACTGGGCCACTAACATGATGGCATGTCAGGCCACTACCTCATACTGGAACACCAACGTTCTCCTTTACTCCGGCTTTATTTGTAACGAAGCCGGAAACGGTGTTGAAGTTGGTGTTTTTATGGACGCGGATTGCTCGATCTATACTTCGCTGAAATCGTACAAGACCTTGGTTGCTGGTACGGAAGATCAGACCTACCTAAGTAACAGTCAAACGATCGTCACTTACCCGTTCCTCAACGACATTGAGTGTGTCGACTACACCTACATCAACCCCTACAACCAAAACGGTAACAAGAATAACCAGAACCAAAACCAGCAGCAGGAAGTCAGCAAAATTTGCCAAGAGCTCGTCAATGGCGATGCTTTGATGAACATTGCAGACTGCAACTCTGACGGACAAGACGACAACGCAGCCGAAGCTCAAGCCGACGAGGAACAAGAGGAAAACTACTCCTGGTTCACCTACCTTATTTCCCAGCAGGACATGAACAACAACCAGAACGTCTGTTATATCGTTCAGGCCTTGGAAGGCGAGTACTCTTCGGCACGCACTTACAATGGAAACGAAAAGACCGGTTCTGGTCAATCTTATGATTACAGTAAGAGCACCAGAGGCCCTGTTGGAGCGGGAGGTGTTGTCGGAATTGGTCTTCTTGTATTGATTGTGGTAGGAGCAGCCGTGTTCTTTGTAAAGTCCTCTGCAATCAAGGACTCGAAGAAGCAACCCCTCGTGAACAGGGCAAATGGGGCGATggcctaa